The DNA window aaatacaGATGTTTTAATTTACAGAATGTAAGGGAGATTATGGATGTTGTAGTCCCACGCTTTGATATGtatttagtgattttttttctgagtgagCGAACAGTCAGGCTTCATAAATTAATCATTTTACTTCCCATGTGTGAACATGGTTGGAATGTCTTTTCGCCTGGAGCGCTGCATAAAAGAGTTTCCTTATATAGGTTAGAAATTACTGGACAAGAACATGTACTGTTCAAACACTTTAcaagttacatttttttatgcTTAGACTTAGAAAAATGTATAGTTTATATATTACACAAATTTTGTATATAGGTGTATAAATCATATACAGTATAGTTTGTAAAGCAGAGGAACGTGTAAAACACCCGTTGCACGCTGTTTGTCAAACATTCTGTTCACATTTCTACTACAGAattcaaaatgagaaaacacagtcagagatttccagATCTCAGTCTGTCCAGAGTTATGAGAAAGTCCTCATCTCCATATTTGAGGTAGGCTTTGTACTTTATAGGAATAAGTATCAGTTATGCTTGTTCTTTGCGGTCATTTGATGGTCAGTTTTGTTACAgttgacagacagaaaagaaacgcaattttgtgaaatatgaggacagacagactgcatgAAGTAAACTCCCACTTTTATGACAAAGGCTTTGCTCCAGTATGGAATGTGATCAATGAGCAGTCTGtgcatgatgaagtattaattcAGTTCCATTTTTCATACATCTTAGACTATAGTCTAGTAATATCTtaccaaataaaatgtgctACAATATCATGAAATATTAACATATCACCATCCTGCCACATCTACAAACATGGTGACATTATGAGAACTACCATACCATtaccaaacatttacataacattCTCTGTTACTGGGTCTGTTTTGTTATATGATCTATTTTATTCAGTTCAGCGTTATTTTAGCTTTCTAAACCATTTTTAAGAACCTTCAGAGCAAAATAATCACCTTTGTGAAGAATGAATTGAAAAGACTGAAGAACCTTCTAACGGAGGAAATGTCAGAATGTTTTGGGGGTCTGAAGGAGGATGAGACCAGTGCCAGAGAGGGAGCTCTGAAGATCACACTGAACTTCCTGAGGAACATGAACCACAATGACCTCGCTGATATACTGGAGAAAAGTAAGAGTTCTGAGACTTTACATTGTGCAGAAACAGGCTGTAATCAATGGGATTGTTACCTCATGACACAATTCATTTGAACTCACATAAAATCTTTAGGACATAATGAAGATACATGAACATCAGAATACAGACTGGAGTCTATCAGTGCTGTTACTTCCCTCTAAAACCGGTGTTGCAGATCGGTTTTGCCATTGTCTAAGCACTGTTGAAATCGAGCCAACCATAACCGTAATCCAAACCAACCAGATTGGCCATGGATGCCATTTGAGATGAACAGGCAGCTGCTGATCATTGCTTGTTCCTATATCATTGTTTTCTAATGAAATCCATAAAGTGTATAAACTTATACAATGTTTCGAtacagtttccaaaaaaaaacctaaaacaaaacaaaagaaaaacaaaaggctaaAGAAACAGAGTGTTGGAGTGTCATGCTAACCCCTCAGATGAATAATGCAATACACCATCTTTTTGTACGCCTAAGAGTATTTGAAAAAATTACATATCATTAAAGACCAGCTTTAGCAAACTGGAATCAAACAGCAGAGCTTCAAAGGAAAAGCGAAcggtttaaaataaaacaggaatTTAGAAAATAATTAGGAAGAAAACAATTAATGCCGATATTGGAGTGACCCTTCGCCAAGGGTCTGATTTGTCACATTGCTCACAACAAAAAGAGATAAACTTTCGAGTGACGTGACAAATTAGTCCAGTATTCTAGTTTTAAACATTCTATAACTACAATATATATTATGAAagcaaaataaagccatttccgtttttctcttttattcaaatgaatcaGAAAACGAAACTGATACTTTTTCTGGAATTTGATTTCACATCCAAAAatagaataatgaatgaatgcaaaaGTACACAGACCTTTACTGCCTATCCTGACTAATCTAATATTTCTGTTCCTGCTTTCTTAACTTGCTTTAAttgctatttgtttttaatttatcaatCAGATGAACTTCTTGTAACTTGTCACCGTGAACTTAAATCAAATCTGAGGAAGAGGTatcaatgtgtgtttgaaggaatagcaaaacaaggaaaccctacactcctcaataagatctacacagagctctacatcacagaagGTGGAAGTGCAGAGATCAATAGtgaacatgaggtcagacagattgagGCAGCATCCAGAAGACCACAAACAGAAGAGATACCAATacaatgcaatgacatcttTAAATCCTTACCTGGAcaagacaaacccatcagaactgtgctgacaaagggagttgctggcattggaaaaacagtctctgtgcagaagttcattctggactgggttGAAGGAAAAGCAAATCAAGATATCAAGTTCATATTTCCACTCCCTTTTCGGGAGCTAAATttgaagaaaagaggaaaatacaCCATTTTGGATATTCTTCATGATTTTTTCCCAGAAACAAAGGAAATTAAGTTTTCTACCATTGACAAGAACAAAGTCATGTTCATCCTTGATGGTCTGGATGAATGTCGACTTCTAGATTTTCAAAGCaatgagagtttgtgtgatGTAGCAAAACCAAGCTCCCTGAATGTTCTGTTGACAAACCTCATCCGGGGGAAtttgcttccctctgctctgctctggatCACCTCccgaccagcagcagccaatcacatcccACCCAGGTGTGTCGACCTGGTCACAGAGGTAAGAGGTTTTAGTGACCCTCAGAAGGAGGAATATCTCAGGAAGAGAATCAGAGATCAGAACGTGGCCAGCAGAATAATCACACACATCAAGTCATCAAGGAGCCtctacatcatgtgtcacataccagtcttctgttggatttcagccactgttctagAGAGAATGTTGGGTGAATCAAAGAGTGGACAGATCCCAAAGACTCTgactcaaatgtacacacacttcctgatctttcagaccaaacagagaaatgaaaaatatgaaggACATAGTGAGATGCAACCAGAgtggaataaaaaaatgattctgtCACTAGGAAAGCTAGCCTTTGAACAGCTGGAAAAGGGGAATTTGATCTTTTATGAGAAAGATCTGAAGGAGTGTGGGATTGATGTCAGAGAAGCATCATTGTACTCAGGATTCTGCACCCAAATCTTTAGAGAAGAGCTTGGAATGTCTTTGGGAAAAGTGTTCTGCTTTGTGCACTTGAGCACTCAGGAATTTCTTGCTGCCTTATATGTGTTCCTGAAATTCATCAACAGCCATGTCAATATCTTATCCACACAAAAATACTTCATTACAAGCAGGAGAACATTACTCATAGGAAATGATCTTTTCAGACTGTACAAAGATGCAGTTGACAAAGCCCTAGAAAGTGAAAATGGACACTTAGACCTCTTCCTCCGCTTCCTTTTGGGCCTCTCACTGGAGTCAAGTCAAACTTTGTTGCAAGGCCTACTGACTGAGAAAAGCAGAAGATCACTGTGCAAAGAGGAAACAGCAAAGTACATCAAGAAAAAGATCAGAGAGAATCTATCTCCAGAGAAATTCATCAATCTGTTCCattgtctgaatgaactgaatgaccaTTCTCTAGTGGAGGAGATCCAAAGCTACCTGAGGTCAGGAAGTCTCTCCAGAGCTGAactctctcctgctcagtggtcagctctggtctttgtgttactgacatcagaggaggagctggatgTCTTTGACCTAAAGAAGTTCATCAGATCAGAGGAGTGTCTTCTGAGGCTGCTGCCAGTGGTCAAAGCCTCAAGAAGTGCTCTGTGAGTAAAATGTCCTTTTactgcataaatttaacaaattaTTTTCCTAAACACATGATATACTGAATTCATCAATTTCTACTTTCCAtaagttttgttcatttaaattcGGTAATAATTGATGACTTTTAACTTTGTGCCACCATGATTTCAGGATACTCACAGgatatgtttcattttctttattatttttctttcagtctcagTTATAGTGGCATCACAGCAAAATGCTGTGCAGCACTGGCTTCAGTCATATGTTCATCATCCTCTAGTCTAAGaaaactggacctgagtaataataatctgcaggattcaggagtgaagctgctctccaCTGGACttaagaatccacactgtaaactggagtcACTCAGGTAAAGTAGTGTTAAAGTTGTAAGTGTTGGGTATGATACAATTTCAAataagagttttaaaaaaacgggaaaaaaatCTTGCATTAAACTTGAGCAaggcagaaaaataaatattaacattaactttCAAACAACTAAAAAGCACTTAGCTCATGATTATATTGGTTTTTAGTAAAAATCTGTCTTCTTTAGACTTTAAGACTATAGTAGGCAGTCTGCACTATCTATTAATATTATAATACTATGAACTTAAACCAAATTTATATTTACTGTATCATGTTCATACTTTCCCAAGTCTTCcagactgcagtataacagaggaaggataTGCTGCCCTGGCCTCAGCTCTaaaatcaaacccctcacacctgagagaactggatctcagAGGGAACGACCCTGGGGACACAGGAGTGAGGCTGCTCTTTGATTTACTGGAGAATAAACAGTATAGACTGGAAacactgaggtaaaaaaaaaatagtgtaaaacaagatacatacatacatacagttgtTGACAATTTTAAATacactatttatttatgtataaaaGGGGCAGTGACGAGAATACATTGTTCCTGTCTCTGCAGGCTGTTGAAAAGCTCTGTTGCAGAGGAAGTCTGTGCAGCTCTGACTTCAGTTCTAGGTAAAAGCCTGCTACTgatgagagagctggatctacGTGAGAATAAACCAGGAGACATACAAATTAAGCAGCTCTCAGTTCTAATAAAGGATTTGCATTGCAAACTTCAGAGAGTTAGGTTCGTTTTTCAGTTATGTTCTTTAATTATCGTAGTTGCCCTAATGTCAGTGGACATCCAGCTGAGAGCTAGTCTGATGTTAGTAATGTATCTGATTAAAAATTTAATGTCATGTTGATGTGTCATCTGCATGACTGTGTGATTTGTTATATTCTGACTGTGTTGTACATTGGTTTTAAGTTAATCATCTGACACTCTTATGGGAGAATATGAGTTATACTAAAAGACACTCTACCAGTCTATGATCACCATGCTTACCTGAGATGAAATTTGAGAACAGTTGTGTGAGTATTCCATTTCGAAACTGACAAGCGGCAGAAGGATAAATTTGTCTGATTTTTTGTGGTAAATTTAGACTCACTATTTGTGAGGAACAGGAAAGCTGTTCAGCTTTGGCTTCAGTTCTCAGCTCCAAATCatccagtctgagagagttGGACCTCAGTAACAGTgatctgcaggattcaggagtgagaTTGCTCTCAACTGGACTTGGGAATCCATgttgtaaactggagatactgaggtatATTAATATGTTCTATAAAACTCTGTTGTTGGTGATGTTATTCTGCACAAACTAAAAGGAGAATTATACCCTGAGTTCTGAAGGATAGCTTACGAAGTTCAGCATGGCTAATTATGAATCATTTGGTCTAATTTGGTATTTAACTCAGGACTTAATATGCTGCAAAAAAGAGGGAATAAACAGTATTGCTTGTTTACACATTTATATCTTTAAAGGCCATTAGTGTACGGTATATTATATTTACAAAGTTTCATTCAAGTCATACtcacttgtattttttttaatatattactCAATTATTTAACAGCTGTTACTCAACAACAGCATTGGGCGGTATCAAGGTATTACAGTATACCAGGGAATTTAGAAATCTCGAGGGTATGATTTTCAATACTGTCCAAAATACAGACGTTCCTCTTGCTTTTAAACAGATACGGAGATGATGTATTTAGGTAGGGAGAACAGATGTCCCGCTTTGTgttgtactgcacagcattttgacccttcGTTCcgcatactgagataatgttcTGCATTTTCcttggtcatttggtttttaattgtcaaAAATGAGAACATATGGATGATATACAATTGTTCTAACATTGCAAacgacactgacactgtctaaTATGCAATTAGCCTacttacaataaacacaaatactTTGTCCTCTAGTTGATTCCACAGCACACCAATTAGGACATCAACattccctctctcatacacaaccATATAGAGTAAAAGAAAAGTAACCTgaacaacatgaaaaataaatgtacatatgGAATCGATAATCATCATATTGTTAGGGCTGGTGAGGCCTGGTTTGAGCttaggacccaaaagcagactccaTGGACAAAAGAGGTGACTTGGAGGATGTTTaagaaataaatgcaaaaacCAAAGGCAAAAGACAGCGACGGTACAGGTAGGGCTTAGGCAAAAACATTAGTCAAAAACAGCCAGAGTAGaggcacagagaggcagaaaaaccaGAGGTAAACAGGCACTAGACAGAACTCAAAAGGCAACAACAGGCATGGGTCAGTAACAGGCAGGCAAAAACATCCAGGCAGATGTAccaaaacacaaggcaaaaagtCAAAGGTCCAAAAACAGGCAAGGTCAAAGAGCAAAAATTCAattaagcaattttttttctttttttgttttccccaaaTACCATCATATAGCATATACCCCAGTGAAATGTCAGGAAGGTATGATAAAATAGATACTGCCCAAGCCTTCTcaacaaaatgtttgtgtttttgtgttttaaaaacaaattattgACATAAGTGTGCTCTCTGTAGACTTTCAGACTGtagtataacagaggaaggatatgctgctctagcttcagctctgagatcaaacccctcacacctgacagaaCTGGATCTCAGAGGGAATGATCCtggagattcaggagtgaagctacTATGTGATTTATTGGAGGATCAACACTGTAAACTGCAGACACTGAGGTGAACAGTTTGCTCCGCCTATACAAAGAAAGGCTTAGCTCAAAGCACTTTTtgccaaaaaacacaataacagaAGAAGCAGGATGGTGTTACTGTTAGGAAAGGTGTAATAAATATCCATATATTTACCTTTTTACAGGCTGCTGAAAAGTCCTGCCGCAGAGGAAGCATTTGCTTCTCTAGATTTAGCTCTTGGTAGAAACCCCTTACTTCTGAAAGAGTTGGATCTGAGCAGTTATAAAGGAGGAGAGTCACAAATGAAGCAGCTCATTGCTCTTCTGGATGATCCACACTGCAGACCAGAGAAACTGAGGTTAGTAATGTTAAACAAAACGGCACTAAATTTTAAAGGCATTACAATTTACTTGCTCCTACAAAGGTGACAGAACCAGTAGCAACGTTACTGTTCATATGTAGCTGTTTGTCCAGTGAcatcacacacttttttcttcACTTAAAAAGATGAACGGTCTGATGAACATGAAGACAATGTAAACTGTATGGCATAAGTATCTCAGTCAAGGGTGAGTTTTATGGAGCAAGGAGATGAATGGTGaagaaacagcacagagactgaGGTCATGGGTCATATCAGTGTGTTAAGTTGCAGTGTTAAGTTGCAGTAAAGAACCAGACAGTTCCTTGCTGACAGTTGCAAAATTTGGTGATGTCTGGGAAGTTTGATTTTCATAACACAAAGCAGTTATAGCTCAGTCCTGTTTTGTACATAGGCAGCTCTGAACCACCAGTTGTATAAGTTCTATCAGTTACAAGTATTACATTATTcaagttttcctttttattcACAGTGTAATGCAAGAACCAACTTATAAGACAGGAACTCAGGACTTTTTCTAACTTTACCATTGTTTTATGGTATATTAGGTTTATtatagtttattttgttattgtgtttacTTCTATAAGTGTAGGTATCACATGACTATGATTTATTTCCCGAAAAGTTTCATGGGAAATTGTTTTAATCTGCTAATAGTGATGGAAACCAGGTAGAACCTTTCTTTATGTTTGTATTTCCTCTATTTCTGCCATTATGAAACTCATAGATTCCTAAGGAATGATTGTACATTAGCAAATCTGTTGTTCTCCGTACAAAATATGCTTAGATGGACATAGCTGTTTACTGACCAGTGGCAAGAGAGGTCTACTATGTATTAGTATGTATTAGcagcagtacaaaaaaaaacaagacatgatATTGAAAAAGCCAGCGAAATGCAGGCAAAGTAAATTGAGGAGGACTACTTTGTTTATTACCTATTATGCAgtttattagtattagtattctGTTTTTCTGGTAAAGCCTTCGTATAGAAACTGT is part of the Chanos chanos chromosome 13, fChaCha1.1, whole genome shotgun sequence genome and encodes:
- the LOC115826605 gene encoding NACHT, LRR and PYD domains-containing protein 12-like, which gives rise to MSLSGSCEEEVSASKMSHSEGHCEAESVQQERSDSPVPSCVSMKSDQSKGKPPYFRERDFPDEQSFKNLQSKIITFVKNELKRLKNLLTEEMSECFGGLKEDETSAREGALKITLNFLRNMNHNDLADILEKNELLVTCHRELKSNLRKRYQCVFEGIAKQGNPTLLNKIYTELYITEGGSAEINSEHEVRQIEAASRRPQTEEIPIQCNDIFKSLPGQDKPIRTVLTKGVAGIGKTVSVQKFILDWVEGKANQDIKFIFPLPFRELNLKKRGKYTILDILHDFFPETKEIKFSTIDKNKVMFILDGLDECRLLDFQSNESLCDVAKPSSLNVLLTNLIRGNLLPSALLWITSRPAAANHIPPRCVDLVTEVRGFSDPQKEEYLRKRIRDQNVASRIITHIKSSRSLYIMCHIPVFCWISATVLERMLGESKSGQIPKTLTQMYTHFLIFQTKQRNEKYEGHSEMQPEWNKKMILSLGKLAFEQLEKGNLIFYEKDLKECGIDVREASLYSGFCTQIFREELGMSLGKVFCFVHLSTQEFLAALYVFLKFINSHVNILSTQKYFITSRRTLLIGNDLFRLYKDAVDKALESENGHLDLFLRFLLGLSLESSQTLLQGLLTEKSRRSLCKEETAKYIKKKIRENLSPEKFINLFHCLNELNDHSLVEEIQSYLRSGSLSRAELSPAQWSALVFVLLTSEEELDVFDLKKFIRSEECLLRLLPVVKASRSALLSDCSITEEGYAALASALRSNPSHLTELDLRGNDPGDSGVKLLCDLLEDQHCKLQTLRLANCHITKEGYVALASVLGSSPSHLRELNLSRNKPGHSGVKGLSVLLQSPHCKLQKLISNPSHLRELDLRGNDPGDSGVKLLYDLLEDQHCKLQTLRLESCNLTEKSCAALASVLSSNISSLRDIDLSNNDLQDSGVKVLSTGLQNPRCKMEKLCLERCNLTEKSCIALVSVLSSKSSSMRELDLRDNNLQDSGVKLLSAGLENPHCKLQRLWLCKCRITEEGCAALASALSSNPHSHMRYLNLSENKPGNAGVKLLSALVTDPHCKLEKLELADCSVTEEGYAALASALRSNPSHLRELDLRGNDPGDSGVKLFTDLLVDPHYKLDTLSLSDCNITEEGYAALASALRLNHSHLRELDLRGNDPGDSGVKLLCDLQEDPHFKLETVRISDCELTEKSCSALVTVLSSKSSCLRELDLSKNNLQDSGVKLLSGGLENPHCKLQTLRLRSCSITEEGCVALTSALRENPSHLRELDLSYNKPGDSGVKTLSVMLKNPLCKLETLKLRSCSITEEGCVALTSALRENPSHLRELDLSYNKPGDSGVKTLSVMLKNPLCKLETLK